From Rubripirellula reticaptiva, the proteins below share one genomic window:
- a CDS encoding DUF1592 domain-containing protein, giving the protein MWILRLAASCMIPVAFCAAAMNVGAGTACADEKDAAIAAWESTYQSDVLPILRERCAECHRGDEADGGFDLDRFAKSTRLAKKSDVWDSVGKRLRLNEMPPSGSPGLNDHQKSILHRWLDAKPGQDLCNQIATDETKAWYRGYVMSRRLTRTEYVNAMRDLIGIAIRDPSSIPSDGSGGEGFDTAGDSLFTSTIHIEQYLSLASQMIDSILLAPAQNASEGRSPDQLAARERLFAPTDKNSTLDRNAASTIVSTFARRAWRRPIGSEELERLLALYDHAKSRDAEFDTAVGQSLKAVLISPNFLFVVETETAKGGVQRLTPHQLATRMALLIWSSIPDDELLDAADAGELDTDEQVIAQTRRMLADPKARAIGENFGLQWLGLANFMTAVRPDDEVYPEFNEQLAGDLREEAIRMVWRLFSEDRSLLEVIDSDSIEINGRLASHYGVNLPDDSSWQRVKTNDRRRGGVITLGAVLMSSSYPRRTSPVLRGRWMLEEVLGDRVPPPPPGVPALDAVVAERPMTLRERLELHRQSPVCASCHDRMDPLGFGLENFDGLGRWRDKDGEADINATGKLPSGESFDGPEQLKQILMTRSSDFETHFVKKIVGFALGRALSSFDDCVIQDCRKALAANDHRASYVLETIVTSYPFQHRFFKAAESAAESDVQP; this is encoded by the coding sequence ATGTGGATTCTTCGCCTCGCGGCCTCTTGCATGATCCCCGTTGCGTTTTGCGCTGCTGCGATGAATGTCGGCGCAGGCACTGCGTGTGCTGATGAAAAAGACGCAGCGATTGCAGCCTGGGAATCGACCTACCAAAGCGACGTTTTGCCGATTTTGCGAGAACGTTGTGCTGAATGTCATCGTGGGGACGAGGCGGACGGTGGATTTGACCTCGACCGCTTCGCCAAATCCACGAGGCTTGCCAAAAAGTCGGATGTTTGGGATTCGGTTGGCAAACGACTTCGTCTAAACGAAATGCCACCCAGTGGAAGCCCTGGACTCAACGACCATCAAAAATCGATTTTGCATCGCTGGCTGGACGCGAAACCGGGACAAGATTTGTGCAACCAAATTGCAACCGACGAAACGAAAGCGTGGTACCGCGGTTATGTGATGAGTCGGCGTTTGACTCGGACGGAATACGTCAATGCGATGCGTGACCTGATTGGCATCGCAATCCGTGATCCATCGTCGATTCCTTCGGATGGATCCGGCGGCGAAGGCTTCGACACGGCGGGGGATTCATTGTTCACGTCAACGATCCATATTGAGCAGTACTTGTCGCTCGCTTCACAAATGATCGACTCGATCTTGTTGGCACCAGCCCAGAATGCCAGTGAAGGTCGCTCACCCGATCAACTCGCCGCGCGTGAACGACTGTTCGCCCCGACTGACAAAAACAGCACGTTGGATCGTAACGCAGCAAGTACGATCGTGTCGACGTTTGCCAGACGTGCCTGGCGCCGACCGATCGGCTCCGAAGAACTTGAACGCTTGCTTGCTCTCTACGATCACGCAAAGTCGAGAGACGCAGAATTTGACACGGCCGTTGGTCAATCTTTGAAGGCAGTACTGATCTCCCCGAACTTTTTGTTTGTCGTTGAAACCGAGACTGCCAAAGGTGGGGTCCAGCGTCTTACCCCCCATCAATTGGCGACCCGAATGGCGCTGCTTATTTGGTCGTCCATTCCGGATGACGAGTTGCTAGACGCCGCCGACGCAGGCGAACTTGACACCGACGAACAGGTGATCGCACAAACGCGTCGCATGCTGGCCGATCCGAAAGCTCGTGCGATCGGCGAGAACTTTGGCCTGCAGTGGCTCGGATTGGCAAATTTCATGACCGCCGTCCGTCCCGACGATGAAGTCTATCCAGAGTTCAACGAACAACTTGCTGGTGATCTACGCGAAGAAGCCATCCGAATGGTTTGGAGGCTGTTCAGTGAAGATCGTTCGCTTTTAGAAGTCATCGACAGCGACTCGATTGAAATCAACGGGCGTCTTGCTTCACACTACGGCGTCAACTTGCCCGACGACTCGTCGTGGCAGCGAGTCAAGACAAACGATCGACGTCGAGGCGGCGTGATCACGTTGGGCGCGGTGCTGATGTCGTCGTCGTATCCGCGGCGGACCAGTCCGGTTCTGCGAGGACGATGGATGTTGGAAGAAGTGCTTGGTGACCGTGTTCCGCCACCACCACCGGGTGTTCCCGCACTCGACGCTGTCGTCGCCGAACGACCGATGACACTACGCGAGCGACTGGAACTGCATCGCCAGAGCCCTGTCTGTGCATCATGCCACGACCGAATGGATCCACTAGGCTTCGGCCTAGAAAACTTCGACGGACTAGGTCGATGGCGGGACAAGGATGGTGAGGCGGACATCAATGCAACAGGAAAACTTCCAAGCGGCGAATCATTCGACGGTCCGGAACAGTTGAAACAAATCCTGATGACAAGGTCATCGGACTTTGAGACTCATTTTGTCAAAAAGATAGTTGGATTTGCCCTTGGGCGAGCACTTTCGAGCTTCGACGACTGCGTCATTCAGGATTGCCGAAAGGCATTGGCCGCCAACGACCACCGGGCGTCCTATGTGCTTGAGACAATCGTAACTAGCTATCCGTTTCAACATCGTTTTTTCAAAGCCGCTGAATCAGCAGCCGAATCTGACGTTCAGCCGTGA
- a CDS encoding DUF1559 domain-containing protein, with protein MKNFRKARTGFTLVELLVVIAIIGVLVGLLLPAVQAAREAARRMSCSNNFKQLGLGLHNYHSAFKKLPKQSGGTYENPGNRNLQSFLIGLTPFIEQQAIWEMIANPRAVNHNGSAKSPVFPAMGPVPWDRNYTPWVTQIGTYRCPSDPNQPPANFEGFTNYAACIGDGIASNNHSCIDQNGLELGWCTPRRGSYNRGFFQTRYQTSFRDILDGLSNTIACGEILTDNGTLEVNSTVVNRGNDASFFITPSNCESTIDPLRPSFHVQGTNTNNWGSSQNKGMRWTDGRPVMTSVTTIMAPNKVSCAYSGDGSDGMFTVGSRHQGGAHVLMGDGAVKFITDSIEAGDKNANSPAWPVNTSTTPPGGQSPYGLWGALGTRDTRENVAVPD; from the coding sequence ATGAAGAACTTTAGAAAGGCTCGGACTGGCTTTACGCTAGTCGAGTTGCTGGTCGTCATCGCCATCATTGGCGTGCTGGTCGGCCTGCTCTTACCCGCTGTCCAAGCGGCTCGTGAAGCGGCGCGACGAATGAGTTGCAGTAACAACTTCAAGCAACTTGGACTTGGACTGCACAACTACCATTCGGCGTTCAAGAAGCTTCCCAAACAGAGCGGCGGTACTTACGAAAACCCAGGTAATCGCAACCTTCAGAGTTTTCTGATCGGATTGACGCCGTTCATCGAACAGCAAGCGATTTGGGAAATGATCGCTAATCCCCGCGCAGTGAATCACAACGGCTCCGCGAAGAGCCCGGTATTCCCAGCGATGGGCCCTGTGCCGTGGGACCGAAACTACACGCCGTGGGTTACGCAAATCGGTACCTACCGGTGCCCAAGCGATCCCAATCAACCACCGGCGAACTTTGAAGGCTTCACCAACTACGCCGCTTGCATTGGTGACGGAATCGCTAGTAACAATCACTCATGCATTGATCAAAACGGACTTGAATTGGGTTGGTGTACACCACGTCGCGGATCCTACAATCGAGGGTTCTTCCAAACGCGGTACCAAACGTCATTTCGGGACATACTGGACGGGCTTAGCAACACCATTGCGTGTGGCGAAATCCTAACAGACAACGGCACCCTTGAAGTCAATTCGACGGTAGTCAATCGAGGCAACGATGCATCCTTTTTCATCACGCCATCGAACTGTGAAAGCACGATCGACCCGCTTCGCCCGAGCTTCCACGTGCAAGGTACGAATACCAACAATTGGGGTTCGTCCCAGAACAAGGGAATGCGATGGACCGATGGTCGTCCTGTAATGACAAGTGTCACAACAATCATGGCACCCAACAAAGTCAGTTGTGCTTATTCGGGTGACGGATCCGATGGAATGTTTACCGTCGGTAGCCGCCACCAAGGTGGTGCCCACGTCTTGATGGGTGACGGAGCAGTGAAGTTCATCACCGATTCGATCGAAGCCGGTGATAAAAACGCGAACTCACCCGCTTGGCCAGTGAACACCTCAACGACTCCACCAGGTGGCCAAAGCCCCTATGGACTTTGGGGTGCACTTGGTACTCGCGATACCCGAGAAAACGTTGCCGTTCCTGACTGA
- the efp gene encoding elongation factor P: MATYNTSDFKKGLKVQIDGEPYLMTEMTFVKPGKGNAMYKCRLKNLVRGTSLDRTYKGGDSLESADVETTAVSFLYRQGVDYVFMNQTTFEQYEVTPDVAGEIWKYLLDGMVCSMTLYNGNAIIVEPPTQIDLTVTETQPGTKGDTATNVTKPAKVETGAEFQVPGFIKEGNVIKVDTRTGEYVERVSN, translated from the coding sequence ATGGCTACTTATAACACAAGTGACTTCAAAAAAGGTCTCAAGGTCCAAATCGACGGCGAGCCCTACTTGATGACGGAAATGACGTTCGTCAAACCAGGAAAAGGCAACGCCATGTACAAGTGCCGCCTGAAGAATCTGGTTCGCGGCACCAGCCTTGATCGCACCTACAAGGGTGGTGACTCTCTGGAATCAGCCGACGTCGAAACCACCGCCGTATCGTTCCTGTACCGTCAAGGTGTCGACTATGTCTTCATGAACCAAACGACGTTCGAACAGTACGAAGTGACGCCTGATGTTGCGGGTGAAATTTGGAAGTACCTGCTTGACGGTATGGTCTGCTCGATGACGCTCTACAACGGCAACGCAATCATTGTCGAGCCACCTACCCAAATTGACCTTACCGTCACCGAAACTCAGCCGGGCACGAAGGGAGACACAGCCACCAACGTCACCAAGCCTGCGAAGGTTGAAACGGGCGCTGAATTCCAGGTGCCTGGCTTCATCAAGGAAGGTAACGTCATTAAAGTTGACACTCGCACGGGCGAATACGTCGAACGAGTCAGCAACTAG
- a CDS encoding DUF1552 domain-containing protein, protein MPLMGSLHAKEKSADETSAPLRTAFLYFPNGVWEKDWVPQTTGSDFKLSPSLEPLAKVRDDILVLSGLDKLNSHNGDGHYAKTANFLTGMPVVKTTGKDISSGGVSVDQLIAKHIGNQTPIPSLELGTEPVISGIDSNVGFTRLYGSHISWQTATRPIAKEINPHTVYQRLFGKKSDTDNREAESHTNLLDYVLDDAKRIRGKLGRDDQFKMDEYLDAVRAVERRIEFSSRNAARSWEPSPEEKRVAGIDPGMPTEFPEHIDVMLDLMVLAFQTDSTRVASFMFANDVSSRNFSFIDGVKGGHHELSHHENNDSKIAQYQKINRWHVEKFARMLEKMKAIKEGEGTLLDNSMIMFGSSFSDGNRHDPDNLPIVLAGRGGGSLKTGRHLAADGMVPLCNLYLSMLRQHGIPQESFGDSNGELAGLRG, encoded by the coding sequence ATGCCGTTGATGGGATCTCTTCACGCAAAAGAAAAGTCTGCCGATGAAACTTCGGCACCGCTTCGCACCGCATTCTTGTACTTTCCCAATGGCGTTTGGGAAAAAGACTGGGTTCCACAGACGACCGGCAGCGACTTCAAGCTTTCTCCTTCACTTGAACCGCTTGCGAAAGTGCGAGATGACATTTTAGTGCTTTCGGGACTCGACAAACTGAACAGCCATAACGGCGATGGCCACTATGCAAAGACGGCCAACTTTTTGACCGGAATGCCTGTCGTGAAAACCACCGGCAAGGACATCAGCAGCGGCGGTGTTTCGGTTGATCAATTGATTGCCAAACATATTGGTAACCAAACGCCGATTCCATCCCTGGAACTGGGAACCGAACCAGTCATCAGCGGCATCGACAGCAATGTTGGATTCACGCGGCTTTACGGGTCGCACATTTCATGGCAAACCGCGACCCGGCCAATCGCAAAAGAGATCAATCCGCACACCGTCTATCAGCGTCTGTTCGGCAAGAAATCGGACACCGACAACCGCGAGGCTGAATCGCACACGAACTTGCTGGACTATGTGCTGGACGATGCCAAACGCATTCGCGGGAAACTGGGACGCGATGACCAATTCAAGATGGACGAGTACTTGGATGCCGTTCGCGCGGTTGAACGAAGAATCGAATTTTCTAGTCGCAATGCAGCGCGTTCCTGGGAACCATCGCCCGAAGAGAAACGTGTCGCTGGAATTGATCCAGGAATGCCGACCGAGTTTCCAGAACACATCGACGTAATGCTGGATTTGATGGTGTTGGCGTTCCAAACCGACTCGACTCGTGTCGCGTCCTTTATGTTTGCTAACGACGTTTCGTCCCGCAACTTCTCATTCATCGATGGCGTGAAAGGCGGACACCATGAACTGTCTCATCACGAAAACAACGACAGCAAGATCGCTCAGTACCAGAAGATCAATCGCTGGCACGTCGAGAAGTTTGCACGGATGCTGGAAAAGATGAAAGCGATCAAAGAGGGCGAGGGCACCTTACTAGACAACAGCATGATCATGTTCGGGTCGAGCTTTTCCGACGGCAACCGACACGACCCCGACAACTTGCCAATCGTGTTGGCTGGTCGTGGTGGCGGTTCATTGAAAACCGGTCGCCACTTGGCTGCCGACGGAATGGTTCCGCTTTGCAATCTGTACCTGTCGATGCTACGGCAACATGGAATCCCGCAAGAGAGCTTCGGCGACAGCAACGGTGAACTAGCCGGCCTGCGCGGTTAA
- the epmB gene encoding EF-P beta-lysylation protein EpmB: MSRITQDDRLAANSPGDGLPTSPGNRVSAIPSVEILATSPGLVPMGCNSAKDDLADVVSWQVAMKRAIRSSAQLREALDLPAANSPDGESDFPTFVPLEFLRRMRHRDPNDPLLMQVMPISAEDDLDRPGFSSDPVGDMQALVAGGLLHKYGGRALVVTTGACGVHCRYCFRRQFPYSDAGSQNDNYRPAIEYLKKSISVDEVILSGGDPLTLTDAKLDALISKIESIPHVQRIRFHSRMPVVIPQRVTDALVDRLRQSRLTAWFVIHANHAAEIDYAVVAATNKLIDAGIPVLNQAVLLRGVNDNVETLAQLCTRLVDHRISPYYLHQLDRVQGAAHFEVSESTGRDLIDQLTKRLPGYAVPTYVVEQAGEASKTRLS; encoded by the coding sequence TTGAGTCGAATCACTCAAGACGACCGTTTGGCAGCCAATTCGCCGGGCGATGGTCTTCCAACCAGTCCGGGTAATCGTGTCTCGGCGATCCCTTCGGTCGAAATTCTAGCGACATCCCCCGGTCTTGTCCCGATGGGTTGCAACTCGGCCAAGGATGATCTCGCCGACGTCGTGTCGTGGCAAGTGGCAATGAAACGCGCAATTCGGTCGTCGGCGCAACTTCGTGAGGCCCTTGATCTGCCCGCTGCGAATTCCCCGGACGGAGAGTCGGATTTTCCGACCTTTGTACCACTCGAATTTCTCCGCCGAATGCGCCATCGCGATCCCAATGACCCCCTGCTAATGCAAGTCATGCCGATCTCGGCGGAAGATGACCTTGATCGGCCTGGGTTTTCATCCGATCCGGTTGGCGACATGCAGGCGCTTGTTGCGGGCGGGTTGCTGCACAAGTACGGTGGACGGGCGCTGGTCGTAACGACGGGGGCTTGCGGAGTCCATTGTCGTTACTGCTTTCGGCGTCAGTTTCCCTATTCCGATGCCGGCTCGCAAAATGACAACTATCGTCCGGCAATCGAGTATTTGAAAAAGTCCATTAGTGTTGACGAAGTCATCCTAAGTGGTGGTGATCCGCTTACGCTTACTGATGCGAAACTGGATGCCTTGATATCGAAAATCGAGTCGATCCCGCACGTCCAACGGATTCGCTTTCACTCTCGCATGCCTGTTGTCATTCCCCAGCGAGTCACCGACGCTTTGGTTGATCGGCTGCGGCAAAGTCGTTTGACGGCTTGGTTTGTCATCCACGCCAATCACGCTGCGGAGATCGATTACGCCGTGGTCGCGGCGACTAACAAGTTGATTGACGCGGGCATTCCGGTCTTGAATCAAGCCGTGCTGTTGCGAGGTGTAAATGACAATGTTGAAACACTTGCTCAGCTTTGCACCCGCTTGGTTGATCACCGAATCAGCCCATATTACTTGCACCAACTTGATCGTGTTCAAGGTGCGGCCCATTTCGAAGTATCTGAATCGACTGGACGCGACCTGATCGATCAGTTGACGAAACGTTTGCCGGGTTATGCCGTTCCGACCTATGTTGTCGAACAAGCCGGCGAGGCGTCGAAGACTCGGTTATCTTAG
- a CDS encoding ABC transporter permease subunit: MYVFENPVLQRELLVNLRTNRAFLLLAVYQLLLAGVVLIAWPTDQRLDLTTNPPSAKKLVNIFFLGQYVIASLMAPSFAAGTITGEKERRTYEMLLASPLRPGAIVFGKMVASLTHLGMLILASLPIIVLCLPLGGVSVYEVLAAYLGLIVSVILFGAIGVFCSSYFSRTSSSLVVSYLLILPLVMGAVLFWWSLEGNGELRLKLAVLVVPAFVLSAVILMCASAAGRMLYPPDVGSEGKDVIDLEKESEQAVGLVIQPDQFPDRLFAPPKKQELMADGTNPVYDKEMHSEIFSQGTLMLRLVIQISMLLAIPLMGVFLFWMMDRCAWFSVYVIVFNMLVGPVFLAGSMTSERERETLDLLLTTSLTPWQILWGKFVVGFRISAVLTGFLLWPLLLGTALNTSFWSNWAAVIAMFAIVLAVCLVNAVVALTSSLFAKKTSIALLSTYVILLLLYVAPPTITTLMEILDFAPEQIMSAQWMGVTSPFSALFSIPLDENLKRNPDGDPANLGNLKVVLGYFAFSIVLIAAATAAMVARLRARRGLSE; this comes from the coding sequence ATGTACGTTTTCGAGAATCCTGTTCTGCAACGCGAACTGTTGGTCAATTTGCGAACCAACCGTGCGTTTCTATTGCTGGCGGTTTACCAGTTGCTGTTGGCCGGAGTTGTTCTGATCGCTTGGCCGACCGATCAACGCCTTGATTTGACGACCAACCCACCGAGTGCCAAGAAGCTGGTCAACATTTTCTTTTTGGGTCAATACGTGATCGCGTCGCTGATGGCGCCAAGCTTTGCTGCGGGCACGATCACGGGCGAAAAAGAACGGCGCACGTACGAAATGTTATTAGCCAGCCCGCTGCGTCCGGGGGCGATTGTGTTCGGCAAGATGGTGGCTTCGCTAACTCACCTGGGCATGCTGATTCTGGCGTCGTTGCCGATCATCGTGCTGTGTTTGCCGCTGGGCGGCGTTAGCGTCTACGAAGTGTTGGCGGCGTATTTGGGATTGATCGTCTCCGTCATTCTGTTCGGCGCGATCGGTGTTTTTTGTAGCAGCTATTTTTCGCGGACCAGCAGTTCGCTGGTAGTCAGTTATTTGTTGATCTTGCCGCTGGTGATGGGAGCGGTCCTGTTTTGGTGGTCGCTCGAAGGCAATGGCGAATTGCGTTTGAAGTTGGCAGTCTTGGTCGTTCCGGCATTTGTGCTGTCGGCGGTGATTTTGATGTGTGCGTCTGCTGCCGGTCGGATGCTGTACCCGCCGGATGTGGGCAGCGAAGGCAAAGATGTGATCGACTTGGAAAAGGAATCCGAACAAGCGGTCGGTCTGGTGATCCAGCCGGACCAGTTTCCGGACCGGTTGTTTGCGCCGCCAAAGAAACAAGAGTTGATGGCGGACGGAACCAACCCTGTCTACGACAAAGAAATGCACAGCGAGATCTTCAGTCAAGGGACGCTGATGTTAAGGCTGGTGATTCAAATCAGCATGCTTTTGGCGATCCCGTTGATGGGCGTGTTTCTGTTTTGGATGATGGATCGATGCGCTTGGTTTTCGGTCTACGTGATCGTGTTCAATATGTTGGTCGGTCCCGTTTTTCTGGCCGGCAGCATGACAAGCGAACGAGAACGCGAGACGCTTGACCTGTTGCTAACGACATCGCTGACGCCATGGCAAATTCTGTGGGGTAAGTTTGTCGTCGGTTTCCGGATCTCGGCCGTTCTGACGGGCTTCTTGCTGTGGCCGTTACTACTGGGCACGGCGCTGAACACTAGTTTTTGGTCCAACTGGGCGGCCGTGATCGCCATGTTCGCGATTGTCTTGGCGGTTTGTTTGGTCAATGCGGTGGTGGCGTTAACGAGTTCGTTGTTCGCCAAGAAAACATCCATCGCGTTGCTCAGCACTTACGTCATCTTGCTACTGCTGTATGTCGCGCCGCCAACGATCACAACTCTGATGGAGATCCTGGACTTTGCACCGGAACAGATCATGTCGGCTCAGTGGATGGGCGTGACGAGTCCGTTTTCCGCACTGTTTTCGATTCCGCTCGACGAAAATCTAAAACGTAATCCAGACGGTGATCCCGCCAATCTTGGCAACTTAAAGGTTGTGTTGGGCTACTTTGCCTTCAGCATTGTGTTGATCGCTGCCGCGACTGCTGCAATGGTGGCACGTTTGCGAGCCCGCCGCGGACTGTCCGAATAG